The stretch of DNA TTCTTCCGCTTTCGCCAAAGGGTCGAAAGGTCGATGCCCAGGATGCGGGCCGCCTCGTCGAGCGTGCTGGTCCGAGCCAGGACCGCCGAAACGTGACGGCGCTCGATCTCGTCAAGCGTGAAGTCGCCGCCGAGATCCGGCAGGCATTGTGCATAAACCTGCACGGATTGGGCAAATGCTTGTGGGCCGACGTCAGACGCGCGCTCGATG from Pirellulales bacterium encodes:
- a CDS encoding helix-turn-helix domain-containing protein, encoding MARHDSPNGSSAQPVRVFTIANNKEDRISLAVYAAGAGCEAAAARSPEQLLPAIERASDVGPQAFAQSVQVYAQCLPDLGGDFTLDEIERRHVSAVLARTSTLDEAARILGIDLSTLWRKRKKYELS